The Fuscovulum sp. sequence TGTTCTCGATCACCACGATGGCATCATCCACCAGAATCCCGATGGAAAAGATCAGCGCAAACAGGCTGACGCGGTTCAGCGTATATCCCATGATCCAGGCCGCAAACAGCGTCAGCAGGATCGTCACCGGAATGACGATCGCCACCACAATCGCCTCGCGCCAGCCGATCGCCAACCAGACCAGCGCGATGATCGACACCGTCGCCAGCCCCAGATGGAACAGCAACTCATTGGCCTTTTCATTCGCCGTCTCGCCATAGTCGCGCGTCACGGTCAGGGTCATCCCCTCGGGGATCAGCTTGCCCTCCAACGTCTCCACCCGGTGCAGCACCTCTTCCGCCACCACCACCGCATTGGCTCCTGCCCGCTTGGCCACGGCCAGCGTCACAGCGGGCGACCGTTGCACCACCCCCGCCGCATCCTTCACCAGATGGCTGACGATATGGTCCGACGTGTCAGGAACAAAGCTCACCTCCGCCACATCAGCCACATAGACCGGCCGCCCGTCCCGCGTTGTCAGGAGCAGGTTCGCCACGTCCGACGGCGCGGTCATCGTCTCGCCCGCGACCAGATCAATCTGTCCACCATCCGCCCGCACCTTGCCGGTGTTCAGCGTCCGGTTGGCCTGCGCCACCTTCCCCGCCAACTGCTGCAAGGTCACACCGTACAGCGCTAACCGCTCCGGATCGGGCGCGATACGAATGGCCTCCTGCGCCTCGCCCACGATATAGGTCAGCCCCACATCTTCGGTCTTCGCCACCTCGGATTGCAGCGCGCGCACCACGCGGGTCAGGTCATTGGCCGAAACCCCTTCCCCGGATAGCGTCAGCGTCAGGATCGCCACATCGTCGATCCCCCGCCCGATCACCAAAGGCTCGGGTATCCCCACCGGAAGCCGCCCGATATTGGCGCGGATCTTGTCATGGACCCGCAGGATCGCATCCTCGGCCTTGGTCCCCACCTCGAACCGCGCCGTCACCAGAACCGCATCATCCCGTGTCTGGGAATAGACATGCTCCACATCGTTGATCCCCTTCACAAGGATCTCCAGCGGCTCGGTCACCAGCTTCACGCCATCCTCGGCGCGCAGTCCCTGCGCCTGCACATGGATATCCACCAGCGGCACGGAAATCTGCGGCTCCTCCTCGCGCGGCAGCGACACCAACGCCACCAACCCCATCGCCAACGCCGCCAGAATGAACAGCGGCGTCAGGGCCGATGCGATGAACCCTTTCGTCAGCCGCCCGGCAATGCCCAGCGATGCGCCTTGCAAATCACTCATGGCCCACCTCCGCCGCCGCAGCATCGACCGTCACCACGTCACCCGCCTGCAACCCGGTCAGCACCTCGACCATCGCCGCGCCCTCGATGCTCACCCGCGCACCCGGCACCACGGCGCGCAATCCCGCGCCCTCGATGCCGACGAAATCCACCCCGCCCCGCGTCACCAGCGCCGCCTCCGGTACCAGCAGCGCCGCGCGCTCCCCCACCGGTAGGCGCACCAGCACCCGCGCATCCACGAACCGGTCCGACAGCCCCGCCACCTCGACATCGGCCACCACGCGGCCATTCTCGATCAGCGGATAGACCTTCACCAACCGCCCCTCGGCCACACCATCCGCCCCTTCGATCTGGATCGCATCTCCCTCGGTCAGGTTGGCCGCGTGCCGCTCCGGCACGGCCAGCCGCAGGAAGATGCCGCCGCCGCCGATCTGCGCGACCGCCTCACCCGGCATCACCACCGCGCCCTGCGCCACTGGCACATCCAGCACCCGCCCCGCCACCGGGGCCAGCACCGCGCCCTCCGCCGCCTGCTGCGCCACCACCTGCCGCTGCGCCTCCAGCGCCGCAATCTGGCCCGTGACCACATCCACCTGCGTGCGCAGCGCGTCCAGCCGCTGCGCCGTCGTCACCCCCTGTGCCAGCAACTCTTCACCCCGCGTCAATTCCGTCTGCGCGTTGGCCAGTTGCGCCGCCAACGCCTGCCCCTGCGCCTCCAGCGCGGCCAGTTGAAAGCCCAGCTTTTCATCCACGATCTCGGCCAGCACATCGCCCTGCGCCACGACATCGCCCTCGGCCACGCTCAGCGAAACCAACGTCCCGCCCAGCCGCGCCCGCGCCGGAATACGATCCCGCGCCTCCACCCGGCCATAAACGGCCTTCCATTCGGTGATGCTGACCGGGGCCAGCGTGACACTGTCCGCAAAAGCCGGAACCGCACTCAGAAAAAGGGCAATCAGCGAAAAGGCAGAGATGGGGCGCATGGCAACTCTCCAGAAAAGGATGGGGCAGAGGTAACCGGAGTCTCATAAACATTCAAGAGTCTGAATGTATATATCTGTTCCAAGGCCCACCCTGACAGCCTTGCTCTTCCGGCAGGCACAGCTAGACAGAAGGGCAGAACAGGGGCCCGCGCCATGATCAAGATCAGGGACATCGCAAATCGTGCCGGGGCCTCCATCGCCACGGTGTCCCGCGTGGTCAACGGATCGGGCTATGTCAGCGCCGACATGCGCGCCCGGATCGAGGCGGCAGTGGCCGAGCTTGGCTATCGCCCCAATGCCGGCGCGCGGATGATGCGCTCAGGCTCCAGCCGGATGGTGGGCGTGCTTTTGCCCGCGCTGGACGTGCATTTTTTCGGCATCCTCGCCCATACCGTGGAACAGGCCCTGTTCGCGCGCGGTTATCAGGCGATGATCTGCTCCACCGCCGAAAGCCCGGAACATGAGGCCGCCTATGTCGCCGCCATGCTGGCCCAACAGGTGGATGGGGTGATCCTAGCCGCGGTCACGTCAGACGGGGCCGCCGTGGCGCGGCTCAGCGCGGCGCGGGTGCCCATCGTGGCGGTAGACCGGGCGCTGCCCGGAACGCCCGCCGTGGCCGCCGATCACCATGCCGGCGGGCGAATGCTCGCGCGCCACCTGCTCGACCTCGGCCACCGCGCCATCGGGGTCGTGGGCGCGCCCGGCCATTCTGCCCCGGTGCAGGAAAGGCTGGCCGGGATCGTAGCGGAACTGGCCAGCGCGGGGCTGGCCCCCATGGCCACCCGCCTCGGCCCGGATCACAGCTTTGAGGCCTGCCGCAGCCTCGCCGCCGACCTGCTGTCCGACGGCACCCCCACGGCCCTGATTGGCATTTCCGACATGGCCGCCATCGGCGCCCTGCACGCCGCCGTGGCGCACGGCCTGACTGTGCCGGATGATCTGTCGGTGATCGGCTTCGATGACCTGCCCGCCGCGCGCTACACCATCCCGCAACTGACCACCGTCGCCCAGCCCATCCGCCAGATCGGCCAGGCCGCCGTGGACATCCTTATCGCCCTGATGCGCGGTGACACCCCACCCCCGCCACCCAGCCTGCCCCTGACCCTGATCACACGCGGCACCACAGCCGCACGGGGCTCCACAGCCCCCCTGTGACCCCCCGCCATCATTGCAGCGGACATACTGGCGGCAAGGTCGCATGGGGTATTTGGGCCAAGGTGAAACACAGGGCGCATCTCCCCGTCCAACGGAAGGAAAGCGCCCGCCGCCTCAGCCCGTCAGCGCCGTCAAAGGCGGGATCGCCCCTGTCGCCGTCGCCCCGCGCAGGCAAGCGGCCGCCGCGCGGTGGCCCAGCCGCAGGCAGGCCCGCACATCCCACCCCTCATGCAGCCCGTAAAGGCAGCCCGCGGCAAAGGCATCGCCTGCGCCGACCGGGCTGACCACCTGCGCCGGCGGCACCGGATCGGGGTTGACCACCGTCAGCCGCCCCCCCGCCTCCAGCCACAGGCCCAGCGCCGGGGTATGCACCACCACCTGCCCCGCACCGCCCTCCTGCAACTGCCGCGCGGCCGCCTCGATCGCCGCCACATCCTCGGCTCCCGCGATCACGCGCCCGGTGGCCCGCGCCGCCTCCACCTCATTCAGAAACAGCACATCCACGAAAGGCAGCGCCGCCTCCACCGCCGCGCGGAACTCGGCCCGGTCGGTGGACACCAGATCAACCGCCGTCACCATTCCCGCCGCCTGCGCCCGCCGCAGCACCCGCGCCGCGCCCGTGGTCCCGTCCACCACCGCATCCAGCTTGCCCAGCAGGTTCAGATAGCCAAGGTAGAAGACCTTTGCCCCCTCTGCCGCCACCGCCTCGACCGCGATATCGCCCTCATCCAGCAGGTCATTCGTGCCGGGATGGTAAAAGAACGTCCGGCTGTCCCCCGGCAGGTTCATCACATGCGTATGCGCCGTGGGCGCGCGCTCCGTCTCGGCCAGATGCTCCAGCCCGGCCCCCGCCGCCTTCACCGCCCAGCGCACCGTCGCCGCGTGTCGGTCCATCCCCACCAACCCGATCGCCCAAAGCGGCAGCCCGGCCTGAAACGCCGCCAGCGACAGCATCACATTCGCCGCCCCGCCCCCGGTGCCCTCCACCTCATCCACGATCCGCACCAGATCGCTTTTCGCGGGCCAGGCTTCGATCGTGTGGACGATATCCACGATCCAGTTCCCCGCACAGGCGATGCCGCGTCTGGTTGCCGGGGTCTGCATCAATAGGACACCCCGACCGACTGCCCCGACACCCCCGCCTGCAAGGCCGCCGTCAGCACCGCATGATGCGCCGCCGCCTCCTCCGGCGTGGCGCAGGGAAAGCCCTTCGCATCCCCGCCTGCCAGTTCATCGACAAAGGCCGCCCACATCTGCTGGATCGCGTCCGTGAACCCGAATTCGAAAATCCCGCCCGTGATCGCCCCGAACAGCGGCGTGTATCCCAGATCCTCGGTCACCCATCCCTGCGACCCGCCCGCCTCATAGCGCATCCATGACCACTGGCGCGGGTTCTTGGTGGAAAAGAACGCCGACCCCGTCATCCCCAGCACGCGGATCGACCAGGTATTCGCCTCGCCGGGTGCAATCCGCCATGTCTTCAGCACCATGGGGAAATCGCCGCCCGCATCCGGCACCGTCGCCGTGATCGTCGCATTGTCCCATGTATCGCAGGCCACCCGTCCGCCCTTGCCGTCGGGCCGCGTCGCCACCCGCTTGACCAGCGACGCCGTCACCCGCGCAGGCCGCCAGCCAAGGCGCAGCGGCACATGCAGCACATGCATCCCCAGATCGCCCATGCAGCCATAGTCGCCATTCACCAACCCCATCCGCTTCCAGTTGATCGGCTTGTCGGGGTTGATGTCGCTGGAATGCAGGAAACACGCCTCCACCTCCAGCACCGGCCCCACGGCGCCAGACCGCACGAACTCCACCACCTTCTGCGCGCCGGGGTAAAAGGGCATCTCGGATGAACAGCGCACCATCAGATCGGGCCGCGCCGCAATCGCCGCCATGATGGCCCGGTTCTGCGCCAGATCCATCCCGAACGGCTTTTCCCCCAGCAGATGCTTCCCCGCCGCAAGGATCGCCGGATAGATTTCCGCGTGCAGCACATGGGGCACCGCGCAATAGACCGCCTCCACCTCCGGATTGGCCAGCAATTCCCGGTAATCCGTCGTCACCTGCATCGGCCCCAGCGCGTCTGTATACCAGCCCATCAGCGCGGGGTTGGTATCGCACACCGCCACGATGCGCGGCTTCGCCTTCATCCCCGTCAGATGCATCCAACGCGCCGCGGCCGAGGCGAACTCCCGCCCCATCAACCCGCAGCCGATGATACCAAAGCGAACCTCGCGCATCACTTGCCCCCGATCATCGCAAGCGCAGCCTCGGGCGATACCCCCTCGTGCACCACCGCCATCAGCGCCCGCGTCATCCCCCCCGGATCGGGATGCTGGATTACGTTGCGCCCATAGACGATGCCGCGCGCGCCCTGCTTCATCAACTCCGCCGTCCGCGACAAAATCTCCGCATCCGACACGCGCCCGCCCCCGCGCACCAGCACGGGCAGGCCCTGCGCAATCTCGATCACCCGGTGATATTCCGACACGTCCGAACAGGGGTCCGCCTTGATGATATCCGCCCCCAGCTCCGCCGCCTGCCGGACCAACGGCAGAATCTTGTCGATATCGCCATCGACCATATAGCCGCCCTTGGCATTGTCCTGCATGACCAAAGGCTCCACCATCAGCGGCATCCCCATAATCTCGCATTCCCGCTTCAGGGAATTCACGTTGCGCACGCAGGCGCGGTACACCTCCGGCTGGTCGGGCAGCAGCAGCAGGTTCACCACCACGCAGGCCGCATCCAGCACCACCCCTTGCTCCACCGCCCGATCGATCACCTCGGAAAACAGCACGCGGGGCAAAGGCGTGCCGTAAACGTTCGCGATATCCGTCCGCAGCACCAGCGCAGGCTTGTCCTTCCCCGGAATGGCCTGCAACAGCCGCGCCGTTCCGGGTGGCAACTGAATGGCATCAGGCTTCGCCGCCGCAACGGCACGGATCGCCGCCCCCATATCCTCGATCCCGCCCAGAAAGCTGCGCTCGTTGAACATGCCATGGTCAATGGCCACGTCAAAGCAATTGCCCGAAGGCGCGAAAAGGCGGTTCATCCGGGCGGCTTTCATCGGCGATACGGTCCTTGCTGCAAGCTATGTAAACGTTTCCACAAGCCTAGCCGACCCCCGCCCCCCGATCAAGCCCACCCTTGCCAAAACCCCGCCGCGCCCACACTCTCACTCAAAGGCGGGCAGAGGGGACCGCAGCATTGGACAGCGCCGACCTCATCCGCCTTGTGGCCTTTCTCGGCACGCTGGCCGTGATGGCGCTTTGGGAATTCGCCGCCCCTGACCGCCGTGCAGAAATCCCGCGCCTCATCCGCTGGACCAACAACCTGGCCCTTGTCGCCATCGACACGGTCCTTGTCCGCCTGCTGATCCCGATCCTGCCCGTTGCCGCCGCCAGTTGGGCCACGGCGCAGGGCTGGGGCCTTCTCTCCCCCCTGCCGCTCTGGCTCTCCATCCCCATCGCCTTCCTGCTGCTGGATCTTCTTATCTGGGGCCAGCATGTGATGATGCACCATGTCCCCGCCCTCTGGCGACTGCACCGCATGCACCATTCCGACACCCATCTCGATGCCACCACCGGCCTGCGCTTTCACCCGCTGGAGATCCTGCTCTCCACCCTTCTCAAGATTGCTGCCGTGGTGATCCTCGGCGCCCCCGCCCTTGCGGTGATCGCGTTTGAAATCGCACTGAACGCCACCGCCCTCTTCACCCACGCCAATATCCGCCTGCCAGACCGAGCGGATAGCCTCCTCCGCCGCTTGATCGTCACCCCCTCGCTGCACCGCATCCACCATTCGGTTCGCCCCGAAGAAACCAACAGCAATTACGGCTTCAACCTCTCGCTCTGGGATCGCCTGTTTGGCACCCTGCGCCATGCCCCGCAGGGCGACCCGCAGACCATGGCCCTTGGCATTGAATCCTTCCGGACCCGGCGCGAGGCATGGCTTGATCGCCTGCTGACACAACCTTTTCGTCGCCGCTGAAACTTTTGCGCACCTCCCCCCGTTCATTGGATCACAGGCGGAACGGTTCCGCCCAAACCCGGAGGTTTCCATGCTCAAGACCACGCTGCGCGGCCTTGCCCTGTCCACGCTGATCGCCCTTCCCGTCCTTGCCCAGGACAACCCGATGGTGGGCGGTGCGCCCATGTTCGCCGACAAGAACATCGTCGAGAACGCCGTCAACTCCAAGGATCACACCACCCTCGTCGCCGCCGTTCAGGCCGCCGGTCTGGTGGAAACCCTGCAATCCCCCGGCCCGTTCACCGTCTTCGCTCCGGTCAATGACGCCTTCGCCGCGCTGCCCGCCGGCACCGTCGACACGCTGCTGATGCCGGAAAACAAGGCCATGCTGACCAAGGTGCTGACCGCCCATGTCGTCGCAGGCAAACTGTCGGGCGCCGACATCATGGCCCGCGCCAAGGCATCCAGCGATGGCTTCTTCCACATGCAGACCGTCTCGGGCGACGCACTCTCGGCACAGGTCAAAGGCCGCAACCTTTACCTGATCGACGAAAGCGGCAACGCAAGCCAGGTCACCATCGCCGACGTGAACCAGTCGAACGGCGTGATCCACGTCGTCAACGCGGTCCTCGTGCCGAAGTGATCGGCCCAAACTGATTGCTGGCTGAAAGGGGGGGCGGGCAACCGCCCCCCCAATCTTTTGCCCACCCTGTCATCCGCCTGTCACCCGCCCCTGCGACATCTGCAAACCGCAGACGCCAAGGAGACAGACCGATGTCCTGGGAACAAACCCTTTCGCCTGGTGCCGGATGGATCAACCCGCGCCTCGGCACCCGCTTCGATGACTCCGGCCGCTTCCTGCCCGAAACCGGGAATACGGTGGTCTGTCAGGTGATCCCCGGATCGCCAACCGAAGCCGCGCTGTCGCGCTTCCGCGCCGCCCTCGCCGATCTGCCCCATGCGCATCTTCTGGCGCTGACGCCCCCCGAAAGCTGGCACATGACCGTATTCGAAGGGGTGGTCGAGACCCGCCGCGATCCGCACCGTTGGCCCGAAGGGCTGGATGCCGATCTGTCAATTCCCGCCGTGACCGCCGCCATGGCCGCCCGGCTCGAAGGCTTCGCCCCACCGCCGCCCTTCCGCATGAAGGTGGCCGCCGCCACCCCGTTCGGCGTTACGCTGGAAGGCCTGACCCAGGCCGACGAATCCGCCGCCCGCGCCTGGCGCAACCGGCTGTCGGAAACCCTGCGCCTGCGCTCTCCGGGGCATGACGCCTACGCCTTTCACACCACCCTGGCCTATGTGAAACGCGCCCTGCCCACGGCAGCCCTGCCCGTCTGGCGCGCGACCATGCAGGATTGGACGGCCCGGCTCCAGCAAGACATCCCGCAGATGGACCTCGCCCCGCCCGCCTTCTGCACGTTTCAGGATATGTGCGCTTTTCCGCCCCTGCGGGCGCTGGCCTGAACAGGCCTCGGCCTCAGGCCCGCTTCAGCCGGATCACCACATCCACGCGCGACACCTGCATCCCGGCGGGCGCCTCGGGCAGCCCCTCGATCCGCAGCGTATCGGCGGGCGCATCGCTCAGCGTCGCGGTGTCTTCCCAATAGAAATGCGGGTGGTCATCCATGCGCGTGTCGAAATAGCTTTTCGACCCGTCGACCACGACCTCGTTCATCAACCCCGCCTCGCAAAAGGCGCGCAGCGTGTTGTAGACAGTCGCCAGCGACACCTTCTCGCCCGACTGATCGGCCAGCGCGAACAGGCTTTCCGCCGTCACATGCCGGTCCTCGCCATCGCCCACCAGCAAGGCCGCAAGGGCCAGCCGCTGCCGCGTCGGGCGCAAGCCCCCCCGCGACAACCACTCCGTCCCCCGATCCTGTGCCGTCAGCACCATGCGCTGTCCCTGCAATTCCTGTCTGTTCCGCTCAACATATAAGGCCTCTCCCCCCCCGAATACAAATGAAAATCGGTCGCAGCGGGTCACAGCCCGTTCAGCCCATACAGGCCCCCCGGCAGGGCCGCGTCACCCTTGCCCTTGCTTCCATGCCGATGCTACACCCGATCCCGCAACACAGGACCACACGGGAACCCAGCGCATGGCCGCCTATCCGAACAGCTTCGACCGCGACGCCCTTCTCAAATGCGCGCGGGGCGAACTTTTCGGCCCCGGCAATGCCCAGCTTCCCGAACCGCCCATGCTGATGATGGACCGCATCACCGACATCTCCGAAGATGGCGGCCTGCACGGCAAAGGCCATGTGGTGGCCGAATTCGACATCACGCCCGACCTGTGGTTCTTCTCCTGCCACTTCCCCGGCAACCCGATCATGCCCGGCTGCCTCGGCCTTGATGGCCTGTGGCAACTCACCGGCTTCAACCTCGGCTGGCGCGGCTGGCAAGGCCGCGGCTACGCGCTCGGCGTGGGCGAGGTCAAACTCACCGGCATGGTCCGCCCCGACCGCAAGATGCTGACCTACAAGGTCGATTTCACCAAAGCGATCCAGACCCGCCGCCTGACCATGGGCGTAGCGGATGGCATCGTCGAGGCGGATGGCGAGGTGATCTACATCGTCAAGGACATGAAGGTCGCGCTGAGCGAAGCGTGAGTGGAGCCTGCCAACTGTGCATAAAGGGCACCAATGTGGTGCCCTTTTTCATGTGACAAGGCGCAAAGGTGACGGCCGCACCGCAGGGTGGCTGCACGTATATGTGCGGCCGCCACCCGGGCCTTCGGGGCCCGAGCGATGCCAGACCGTCCTGCCCAAACCCACTACGCCCGATCCCCCACAAACCCCTCCATCCCCAAAAACTCCGGCAACCAGCCCTCCCGCCGCACCGTCCACAACTCATATGTCGGCGCAAAGACCCCTACCTCATCCAGCGCCCCCAGATGCACCTCCACCTCTCCGGGGCTCAACGAAAACACCGACGATCCACAAACCGGGCAGAAACACCGCCCCCGATACTCCCCCACCGTTCCCGTCACCTCCACCGCGCCCGCCGCAAAGATGGCGCTGGCGTGAAACACCGCCCCATGATGCTTGCGGCAGTCCAGGCAATGGCACACCCCCACCCGCAACGGCGCGCCCCTTGCCACCACCCGCACCGCCCCGCACAAACACCCGCCCGTCACCCGGTCCATCACACCCTCCCCGCCCGCCAAAAGCCCATCCTCCGCCCGCCCGTCCGCCTGCACAATCCCCATCCCCCTTGCCCCTCGCCCCCCTCTCCCTTAGAGACAACCCAAGGATAATGAACGGAGGCCGCATGCGTCGCGTCGTCATCACCGGGATCGGTATCGTCTCGCCCATCGGCAACACCGCCGCCGAGGTCGAAGCCAACCTGCGCGCCGGCAAGTCGGGGATCGTCTTCGCCCCCGAATACGCCGAGCGTGGTTTCCGCAGCCAAATTCACGGCCAGCCACAGATCGTTCTGGAAGACCACATCGACAAGCGCGACCTGCGCTTCATGGGCGACGGCGCGGCCTATAACTTCATCGCTATGGATCAGGCGATCAAGGATTCCGGTCTCGAACCGTCCGACATCTCCAACGAACGCACCGGCATCATCGTGGGCTCCGGCGGGCCGTCGACCAAATCCTTCTTCAAGGCGCATAACATCGTCCGCGAAACCGGCTCGCCCAAACGGATCGGCCCTTTCGGCGTGACCAAGGGCATGTCGTCCACCACCTCGGCCTGCCTTGCCACACCGTTCAAGATCAAGGGCGTGAACTATTCCATCACCTCCGCCTGCTCCACCTCCGCTCATTGCATCGGCAACGGCGCGGAACTGATCCAGTTCGGCAAGCAGGACATCGTCTTCGCCGGCGGCGGCGAGGAACTGGACTGGACGCTGTCCTGCCTGTTTGACGCGATGGGCGCTATGTCTTCGAAATACAACGACGCCCCCGAAACCGCCTCCCGCACCTATGACGCCACCCGCGACGGCTTTGTCATCGCAGGCGGCGGCGGTGTCGTCGTGCTTGAGGAACTCAACCACGCCCTCGCCCGCGGCGCGAAAATCTACGCCGAGGTGACAGGCTACGGCGCCACCTCCGATGGCCATGACATGGTCGCCCCCTCGGGCGAAGGCGGCGAACGCTCCATGCGCGTGGCGCTGTCCACCCTGCCGCAGGGCCGCAAGATCGACTACATCAACTCCCACGGCACCAGCACCCCCGTAGGCGACGTGACCGAGATGGAAGCGATCCGCCGCGTCTTCGGCCGTGGCACCACGCCCCCCGTCGCCTCGACCAAATCCCTGACGGGCCACAGCCTCGGCGCAACCGGCGTGCATGAGGCGATCTATTCGCTTCTGATGATGAACGGCGATTTCATCGCCGCTTCGGCCAATGTCACCACACTCGACCCGGCCCTCGACCCGGCCGAGATCGTGACAACCCTGCGCGAAGGCGTGAAGCTTGACTCGGTCCTGTCCAACAGCTTCGGCTTCGGCGGCACCAACGCCACCCTCGTGATGAGCAAATACCTCGGCTGACAAAAGCCACCGAAAAAAGGGGACAGGGACATGGCCGATCTGATGAAGGGCAAGCGCGGGCTTGTCATGGGCGTGGCAAACGAACGCTCCATCGCCTGGGGCATCGCCTCGGCCATGGCCGCTGAGGGGGCAGATCTTGCCTTCTCCTATCAGGGTGAGGCCTTCGGCAAACGCGTGGCTCCCCTCGCCGCCTCGGTCGGGTCGGATTTCCTGGTCGATGTCGATGTCAGCAATGACGAAAGCCTCGATGCCTGCTTCGCCGCGTTGCAGGCACGTTGGGGCAAGATGGATTTCCTCGTCCACGCCATCGCCTTTTCCGACAAGAACGAACTGACCGGCCGCTTCAGCAACACCACGCGCGCCAACTTCACCAACTCGCTCGCCATCTCCTGTTACAGCTTCATCGACGTGTCCCGCCGCGCGTCGGAAATGATGCCCGATGGCGGCACGCTGATCACCCTCACCTATGGCGGATCGAACCGCGTTACGCCCAATTACAACGTGATGGGCGTGGCAAAGGCCGCGCTGGAATCCTCCGTCCGCTACCTCGCCAATGACCTTGGCCCGCAGGGCATCCGTGTCAACGCTGTATCGCCGGGCCCCATGAAGACACTGGCAGGCGCAGCCATCGGCGGCGCGCGGGCAACCTACCGCCATACCGAGGCGAA is a genomic window containing:
- a CDS encoding efflux RND transporter periplasmic adaptor subunit; translated protein: MRPISAFSLIALFLSAVPAFADSVTLAPVSITEWKAVYGRVEARDRIPARARLGGTLVSLSVAEGDVVAQGDVLAEIVDEKLGFQLAALEAQGQALAAQLANAQTELTRGEELLAQGVTTAQRLDALRTQVDVVTGQIAALEAQRQVVAQQAAEGAVLAPVAGRVLDVPVAQGAVVMPGEAVAQIGGGGIFLRLAVPERHAANLTEGDAIQIEGADGVAEGRLVKVYPLIENGRVVADVEVAGLSDRFVDARVLVRLPVGERAALLVPEAALVTRGGVDFVGIEGAGLRAVVPGARVSIEGAAMVEVLTGLQAGDVVTVDAAAAEVGHE
- a CDS encoding LacI family DNA-binding transcriptional regulator, with amino-acid sequence MIKIRDIANRAGASIATVSRVVNGSGYVSADMRARIEAAVAELGYRPNAGARMMRSGSSRMVGVLLPALDVHFFGILAHTVEQALFARGYQAMICSTAESPEHEAAYVAAMLAQQVDGVILAAVTSDGAAVARLSAARVPIVAVDRALPGTPAVAADHHAGGRMLARHLLDLGHRAIGVVGAPGHSAPVQERLAGIVAELASAGLAPMATRLGPDHSFEACRSLAADLLSDGTPTALIGISDMAAIGALHAAVAHGLTVPDDLSVIGFDDLPAARYTIPQLTTVAQPIRQIGQAAVDILIALMRGDTPPPPPSLPLTLITRGTTAARGSTAPL
- a CDS encoding carbohydrate kinase family protein, whose protein sequence is MQTPATRRGIACAGNWIVDIVHTIEAWPAKSDLVRIVDEVEGTGGGAANVMLSLAAFQAGLPLWAIGLVGMDRHAATVRWAVKAAGAGLEHLAETERAPTAHTHVMNLPGDSRTFFYHPGTNDLLDEGDIAVEAVAAEGAKVFYLGYLNLLGKLDAVVDGTTGAARVLRRAQAAGMVTAVDLVSTDRAEFRAAVEAALPFVDVLFLNEVEAARATGRVIAGAEDVAAIEAAARQLQEGGAGQVVVHTPALGLWLEAGGRLTVVNPDPVPPAQVVSPVGAGDAFAAGCLYGLHEGWDVRACLRLGHRAAAACLRGATATGAIPPLTALTG
- a CDS encoding Gfo/Idh/MocA family oxidoreductase; the protein is MREVRFGIIGCGLMGREFASAAARWMHLTGMKAKPRIVAVCDTNPALMGWYTDALGPMQVTTDYRELLANPEVEAVYCAVPHVLHAEIYPAILAAGKHLLGEKPFGMDLAQNRAIMAAIAARPDLMVRCSSEMPFYPGAQKVVEFVRSGAVGPVLEVEACFLHSSDINPDKPINWKRMGLVNGDYGCMGDLGMHVLHVPLRLGWRPARVTASLVKRVATRPDGKGGRVACDTWDNATITATVPDAGGDFPMVLKTWRIAPGEANTWSIRVLGMTGSAFFSTKNPRQWSWMRYEAGGSQGWVTEDLGYTPLFGAITGGIFEFGFTDAIQQMWAAFVDELAGGDAKGFPCATPEEAAAHHAVLTAALQAGVSGQSVGVSY
- a CDS encoding aldolase, whose translation is MNRLFAPSGNCFDVAIDHGMFNERSFLGGIEDMGAAIRAVAAAKPDAIQLPPGTARLLQAIPGKDKPALVLRTDIANVYGTPLPRVLFSEVIDRAVEQGVVLDAACVVVNLLLLPDQPEVYRACVRNVNSLKRECEIMGMPLMVEPLVMQDNAKGGYMVDGDIDKILPLVRQAAELGADIIKADPCSDVSEYHRVIEIAQGLPVLVRGGGRVSDAEILSRTAELMKQGARGIVYGRNVIQHPDPGGMTRALMAVVHEGVSPEAALAMIGGK
- a CDS encoding sterol desaturase family protein, translating into MDSADLIRLVAFLGTLAVMALWEFAAPDRRAEIPRLIRWTNNLALVAIDTVLVRLLIPILPVAAASWATAQGWGLLSPLPLWLSIPIAFLLLDLLIWGQHVMMHHVPALWRLHRMHHSDTHLDATTGLRFHPLEILLSTLLKIAAVVILGAPALAVIAFEIALNATALFTHANIRLPDRADSLLRRLIVTPSLHRIHHSVRPEETNSNYGFNLSLWDRLFGTLRHAPQGDPQTMALGIESFRTRREAWLDRLLTQPFRRR
- a CDS encoding fasciclin domain-containing protein, coding for MLKTTLRGLALSTLIALPVLAQDNPMVGGAPMFADKNIVENAVNSKDHTTLVAAVQAAGLVETLQSPGPFTVFAPVNDAFAALPAGTVDTLLMPENKAMLTKVLTAHVVAGKLSGADIMARAKASSDGFFHMQTVSGDALSAQVKGRNLYLIDESGNASQVTIADVNQSNGVIHVVNAVLVPK
- a CDS encoding DUF1868 domain-containing protein, which codes for MSWEQTLSPGAGWINPRLGTRFDDSGRFLPETGNTVVCQVIPGSPTEAALSRFRAALADLPHAHLLALTPPESWHMTVFEGVVETRRDPHRWPEGLDADLSIPAVTAAMAARLEGFAPPPPFRMKVAAATPFGVTLEGLTQADESAARAWRNRLSETLRLRSPGHDAYAFHTTLAYVKRALPTAALPVWRATMQDWTARLQQDIPQMDLAPPAFCTFQDMCAFPPLRALA
- a CDS encoding transcriptional repressor, yielding MVLTAQDRGTEWLSRGGLRPTRQRLALAALLVGDGEDRHVTAESLFALADQSGEKVSLATVYNTLRAFCEAGLMNEVVVDGSKSYFDTRMDDHPHFYWEDTATLSDAPADTLRIEGLPEAPAGMQVSRVDVVIRLKRA
- the fabA gene encoding bifunctional 3-hydroxydecanoyl-ACP dehydratase/trans-2-decenoyl-ACP isomerase, yielding MAAYPNSFDRDALLKCARGELFGPGNAQLPEPPMLMMDRITDISEDGGLHGKGHVVAEFDITPDLWFFSCHFPGNPIMPGCLGLDGLWQLTGFNLGWRGWQGRGYALGVGEVKLTGMVRPDRKMLTYKVDFTKAIQTRRLTMGVADGIVEADGEVIYIVKDMKVALSEA
- a CDS encoding GFA family protein, encoding MDRVTGGCLCGAVRVVARGAPLRVGVCHCLDCRKHHGAVFHASAIFAAGAVEVTGTVGEYRGRCFCPVCGSSVFSLSPGEVEVHLGALDEVGVFAPTYELWTVRREGWLPEFLGMEGFVGDRA